A part of uncultured Desulfovibrio sp. genomic DNA contains:
- a CDS encoding MIP/aquaporin family protein — protein sequence MTNLLGEFFGTMILITFGAGVVACVLLKDSKGNGGGWIVITAGWAFGVMLGVFTSVALGAPQADLNPAVTLAKTMLGVYGAGQAFATMLAQIAGGFTGGAIVWLAYLPHWAPTEDPGLKLAVFSTAPAIRSYGQNFLCEVIGTFMLLFGIFAIFHTNNGTLPSGYGPYMVGILVWALGLSLGGPTGYAINPARDLGPRIAHAVLPIAGKGSSDWAYAWIPVCAPMVGAVLAYVVGKAVGLI from the coding sequence ATGACCAACCTTCTTGGTGAATTTTTTGGAACGATGATTCTGATTACCTTTGGTGCGGGCGTTGTTGCCTGCGTTTTGCTTAAAGACTCCAAGGGCAACGGAGGCGGCTGGATTGTTATCACGGCGGGCTGGGCTTTTGGCGTCATGCTCGGCGTATTTACCTCGGTGGCGCTTGGCGCGCCTCAGGCTGACCTCAACCCCGCAGTGACCCTGGCCAAAACCATGCTGGGCGTCTACGGCGCAGGCCAGGCGTTCGCAACCATGCTGGCGCAAATCGCTGGCGGTTTCACCGGTGGTGCCATCGTGTGGCTTGCCTACCTGCCCCACTGGGCGCCCACTGAAGATCCCGGCCTCAAACTGGCTGTCTTCAGCACCGCGCCTGCCATACGCAGCTACGGCCAGAACTTTCTGTGCGAAGTTATTGGCACATTCATGCTGCTTTTTGGCATCTTTGCCATTTTCCACACCAACAATGGCACCCTGCCTTCTGGTTACGGCCCCTACATGGTGGGCATCCTTGTGTGGGCTCTGGGCCTCAGCCTTGGCGGCCCCACCGGTTACGCCATCAACCCCGCCCGTGACCTTGGCCCCCGCATTGCGCATGCAGTGCTGCCCATTGCCGGCAAGGGTTCTTCTGACTGGGCCTATGCCTGGATTCCGGTGTGCGCTCCCATGGTCGGCGCTGTGCTTGCCTACGTTGTGGGCAAGGCCGTAGGCCTGATCTAG